The stretch of DNA AGAGAAGATTGGGATTCCTTCAGCTTTAATAGAGAGGTCTTTTGGTGAGAGCTTGAAGCAATATTTGAAAAAAGGTGAGGATGTTGTCATAAGACTAGACTGGAGAGAGTCTGTACCCCACCCTGATGAAAGAGTTGAGTATGAATTTTGGACAAATAGTAATGATGAATGTGGGATTCGCTGTGACGAGCAGATGAATTTTGTGAAGAGTTTCAAGGGTCATGCTCAGATTCTTGAGAAGGGGGGTTACACCCAGTTCACACCCCACTATATAACTTGGTACTGCCCACAGGCTTTCATCCTTAGCAGTCAGTGCAAGTCCCAATGCATAAACCAGGGAAGATATTGTGCACCGGATCCAGAGCAGGATTTTGGAGTGGGATATCAAGGGAAGGATGTGGTCTTTGAGAACTTAAGGCAGCTCTGTGTGCATAGAGTTGCTAAGGAGAGCAACCGGTCGTGGGTTTGGTGGGATTACGTTACTGATTTCCATATTAGGTGTTCCATGAAGGAGAAGAAATATAGCAAAGAATGTGCTGAGAATGTCATGAAATCACTTGGTAAGAACCACTCTAGTGTTGCTCTCTTGTACATTATATTCCAATTGTGTTTCTAATAGCTGTAATCTGATTGACTCAGATCTTCCCATCGAGAAGATTAGAAAATGCATCGGTGATCCTTTAGCTGATGTGGAAAATGAAGTGCTAAAAACTGAACAAGAACTCCAGGTCATGCTccttatttcttttctgttttcccTCGTAAAAAGACCACATAGATCCTTCTTAAAGTCGtctaatttttaatgaagtagAACAGATATCCCAAGTGATTCATATGGCCTAATTGGattaatatatttgatatttttgcaGCATATGTTTCTAATTACCATTCAGTTTTTCCTCATTAGGTCGGTCGAGGATCTCGTGGTGATGTTACCATCTTGCCAACATTGGTGATTAATAATATTCAGTATCGAGGTTTGTTGCATATACCAGTTTTCCCTGACACTCTTCTCTtccaattcaaatttcaaaacaaaaataatattgtttctcAACTCTAAGTCTTGTATATTGATGCAATTCATGGGTGCATTTATGATGGCCACAGCCAAAAATATGTAGGGCTTCCTAAAGTAGGGTTTATAAGAGCACTTTGGAAGTCATATGCCAGAGTCTTGTCTTTTTTCCCattgttttatttcaaaatcCAGATTGGCATGACAGAGATTCAAAAGCATCTCTTTGGGTTTTCATGTTGGCTCTCCTTTATGGAACGCTAGGCCTCACATGGAAACATCAAATGGTCACCACTTACCACTGATTATAGAAAAATCAATTTGCAAGCCTTTGTTTGACACACACAACACACTACTGAAGTGGGTCCCACAAGGATGAAAAGGTATAGGTGTTTTAACCTTTTTAAAGCTATAATGGATCCCACAACAAATGGTATTTTGACACACCACACTTGCAAGTAGCAAAACCCATAAACTCATAAGCTCGCCTTTTCCTGTTTTTTGGTTCACATCCTGctgtgtttatgtttttttcccATCCAAATGGTCCTTTGCTTGTGATCTCTTTCCCAAGTCTCGATGTTATCAATAGGGTATTTACTATATCATGATGCTAAAATTTTACCTCACTTTATGTATCGAAGGAAAATTGGAGAGAACTGCTGTGCTGAAGGCCATATGTGCGGGATTTAAGGAAACCACTGAACCTGCTATTTGTTTAAGTGGAGGTTAGTGTGCTTATTTGATTATTTCACTCTACAATAACGGCTTTTATCGTGTTTCAAAAAGCTTATtgatatcttcttctttttcttattgGTATTAACCAGATATCGAGACTAATGAATGCGCTGGAAATAATGGTGGTTGTTGGCAGGACATGTACTCTAATGTAACAGCTTGCAAGGTATAAAGACAAAATTTGAGATTTCACTCATTCTAATTGATTCTTCTCATGAAAACTTCTATACATGGGTTAACTACATTTAGCTCCTTCCCTATATATAGCTACTTTCTAGTTACAGAAGTCTTGAATTTGGACAGGACACATTTAGAGGAAGAGTGTGCGAGTGCCCCATGGTTAAAGGTGTTCAATATAGAGGAGATGGTTACACATCTTGTGTAGGTGCGTTTTTCTTCCTCTGTTGATCAATTTACTAAGTTACCTTGTTCATTAAGTTTTAGGAGTATCAGCATGAGTGTCTAAGTCCCTTTCACGGGGAGGGGGTTTTGCTATTGTTTGATGGTATCAGAAAATGTATATGTTTGGATTATCTCAgtacttttattaatagaaattaaagtGGAAGTTGGAGACACACATATGCCAGCAGCAGAGTGCTATTGTTAATGCTGTTGCCTTGAGTTACAAGTTTTTTCTAATTAGGATGGAGTTTTCTCATGACATGACCTCTAACTTTTACTTCTTCAATGACAGCTTTTGGACCTGCAAGGTGCTCAATAAATAATGGAGGATGCtggtcagaaagtaaaaatGGATTAACTTTCTCAGCTTGCTTAGTTCAGTGATCTCTTCCTTGATCTTGTGCATTTTTCCAACTGTTTCTTGCTTCTTCAGTTCTCTCTACTCGTAAAAgtggttttgcattttcttaGCACTTAATATAAGAATGCAGCCCAAGACTTCTCGTTTTTTCTTCCATCTTactaaatttcttttcatatggtAAGTAGGAGTCTGAACTCTCTGGCTGTAACTGCCCACAAGGTTTTCATGGGGATGGTCTGAAATGCGAAGGTGATCCTGCATCCCAGTATGATTATTTAAGGCACCAATTATGCATATGCTCTTTTTGTTATGATGTATTTTAGAATCTAATATTCTAGCACTCATcaccttttattttcttggttgTGCACCAGATATCAACGAATGCAAGGAACACCTTGCTTGTCAGTGTGATGGTTGCAGCTGCAAAAACAGTTGGGGTAGTTATGAATGCAAGTGTAAAGGGGACCTTCTGTACATAAAGGAACAAGATGCTTGCATTGGTAAGGAAGAAAACTCAAATCATAAAACTAAATAACTTTCatctactaaaataaaaataaattaaaaaggagCCACCTGCACTCGAATATAGTGTAATCTAATATTAGGATCTTCTTTCCCTGTTATATGCACTTTATATTTCACGTGATTAAGGAGTGGAGTCCCTTACTTGATGGTTCTGAAGTGGGGTTTGTTTCTTAAGCCAAGGCACTCAATAGCTTCAAAAGTGGcccatgtttttttcttttttccccaaTGGAGCTGGACTTGCTAACCTCTTCAGACACAATATCTTGAGTACCTATGTTGGTGGCTATGTTATAATTCTGAGGGTTAAAtgtttaatcaaattagtatcTAAAACAGTCATAgggcttttggatcaatggttgggtctttagcaattggtatcagagcaggaaCCACATCATGAGGTCAAGTTACGGAAGGGGGACCTATAGGCTAGATTAAAATGCATTGGTACTATATATGTGCATGgtgttaagtcattgaatactaATAGATGAGTGAAGCCACCAAAAGAGAAAGGGCTACCACTGGGTCAGTGTCGATACAATGGGCCGTCGTCGATGTCGGATTCAGAAGCATGGTAGAATGTTATGATACTAAGAGTTAaatgtttaaccaaattagtatccaacaatCCTAaggcttttggatcaatggttgagTCTTGAACAATTGGCTACATCTGCTGGCATGTGAAAAGACATTAGAGAtggataggggtgtaaccggtccggtccggtccggttttggataaaatctaggaccgaaccggtatgtaccggttttatatttttcaaaaccgattacgcaccggttaccctcctaaaccggtacttccggttttaccggtttccggtccggtccggtccggttttccggttttttaaaaatataaatttcacaatttgtcattaaaaatttgtttataaaaaaaaaaaaattgatttaaaaaaaactgttttatacttttattaatatattagactatataatagtattaatattagactattggtatagttataagttatatattagtattagttataaacttttagtgatttagtattaacattttatgtaataatttataaattataataagaaattatttcatatatgaatatttaatatatataaaatattttgtataaaacttatatataaaaatattattttttatttttcttaatcaaccggtccggtccggttcggtccggtccaaaaaattccggaaccagaaccggaccggaaccggccggtttttacgttttaaaaaccggttccggaccggaccagttcaaAACCGGAAAAACCGGTCCgattcggtccggttttccggttttccggtttgagtttacatcCCTAGAGATGGAATAAGTGAAAATTCTACTGGACTAAAACTCGTGGTGCAGCCTAATCTCTCCAAAAATTATGCACGTGGGAATGAATAAAGCATTAAATTTTGGAGGATGTGAATAAACCAACTATGTCTTTTCCGAATTCAGATTGGAAGTATAGAATTTGGCGAATATGGATGTTATAATTGATAGAAAAACATTTAGCATGTTAGAAAGTTcaatatacaattttaagttTCTTACAAGAGTTTATTGTATGTCTAGGCtgtaagttcattttttttatgcttaaCCTTGTCCAAATGGGAGTTTTATAGGTTATATTTCTTTACGAACTGATCCTACTCTTGAGACTCAATCAAGAAATTACATCCAGTAACCCCTATTAGAGTATTTGTTCTCTCCATCGTACTGAAACTAGTATTCTCCCAGCTTAAATATGGCTTCCCAAAACTCTCAATTTGTCATTACTGTTTTCCCTTGCCTTGGACTGTTCTTGAATGATGTCTATCAGTACCACCATTGATAAGAAGACGTGGTTAACAATAAACTGAAGATACATGTTCTGATTCTTGCTTTTCTATTGGCAGAAAGAAATGGATCAAGATTCGGGTGGTTTCTAACCTTCGTGGTTGTAGCAGCTGTGGTGGCAGCTGGTATAGCCGGTTATATATTCTACAAGTACAGGCTTCGGGTACTATATAAAGACACTCCTTTGAAAGGATTTGTGCCCATATTTGTCAACTAGCATCCTGGATTAGACTAGCTAAAAAATTGTTTCTTCCTTTTGTAGTCTTACATGGACTCAGAGATCATGGCTATCATGTCACAGTACATGCCACTAGACAACCACCAAAATAATCAAGTACAAACTCATGAAGTCGAACCTTTACGACGAGGCTCAGTCTAAGGTAATTAATTCTTTACCTTTGTGAGCATCTTTCGCTTCCCCTGTGCTATCACGTTCGTAAACTTTACTCTACATAGTATTATTCTCTGCAGAATGAGATACAAAGGAGTCAGTGCTTCAGTGAAAGCATCCATGCAAGAGTACCATGTCAATGCTAGCTGTGAATATTCAGATCCATTTGACATCTCTGTGGTAAACAAAGGACAGACCCAGTTCTTCCTATACGATATCAGTTTAGATGACAATAAGCTACCTATATACAAAAAGTTCTGTACAGAACACTTTTTTCTGTGAGTAAAGACACAATAGTTGTCATGCAAATGTTGTATTGAGGAGAAAACGGGTTTGTTATTGTagtaaatacaaataaaattaggCTTTGTTATATAAGATTTTGTTTGCCTTGTCCATAACTCAGGATAAATGTTTTTCTTACAAACGGATTTCATTCTCTAGTCTGACATGCTGCCATGTTCCTGCCCTGAACATGGCAGCTATCTTATCATTAGTTATGGTGGTTTATCTTAAAACTGGTCTTTGAGTACAAATGGTACCTCCCTATACCATTACTCTTGAAGAGTTCCTATGATGTATTTCAATCTTTGACATATCTCTGTACTTTGATTTAGTTTTATGTTACGTGTCTGAATTTATTAAACTGTCTGCCAGCATTTTGCTGTATAGTTTGTTCAACCAATTTCTTACCCAACTCAACAAGAAATAATTCAGATAACCAAAGTATGACTTGAACAAAGTTCTGTTTGTcgttatttttccttttcatgttCATACAAAACACAAGCAAGCCGGCAAACCACCAAAACAGCAGAAAGCTCCTAAACAAAAACCTAGTCATAAAAGAGGCGCAACAAATACAGCATGTCAAGACCAAATAAAATCTGAAGAGAGTGTTCTATTTAGTGTAGAGACTTTGTTGAGATAGGTAGCTTCCATGTCCATGCAAAAACCAATACACAAATCTCAAATCTGTAGATATGCCTTTTGAGTAAAGATTCTTCACATCTCAGCAATTAACAATGCAACAAACAGGCATTTCTTCCAATCCATATGCAATGAATGTGAGCCATCAAGATAGCATTAAGATCAGAACCGACTTCCTCAACAAATTCCCTCCTCAGAGAGAACTTCTACCAATTCCACAATTAATGTGATGAAAAGCTTAGGCCAGAGGTATATATAGATGTAAAATTACTATTCTGTCAAGAATGAGAGTGAGCGTGAAGGCATAGATGTGGATCTtaagaaggaagaagatgatcatCCAGCATATCTGTCAGAAATTTTGTAAAACTTCTTTTCATAAGAATAATGATAccgatataattattttatgtccAATTTTACAATCGattgtaaaagagaaaaaagttcTAGGAGGGATTCTGTCTATATCATTAGTTCATAGTAATGATACAAACAATTATTTTGCAAGTAATTCTAaaaaagagttgtaaaataattgtgtcTATCTCATCACTcatataaattgtttataaGACATTTTTTTTAGCTAGTTTGCATTATTCATAGTGAAtatctattaaaattttataaaaaaatattagacaaAATTAAATACTCCCAAAAAGTATTTAAACGAATCTTATGGttattaaataaattcaaaataaatctcataaaataattgACATGCAAAATCTAGTATGTCAATTGGCGCACCTCAATAATTcctaataggaaaaaaaaaagagaaaaaaaagaaaagaagaatggtATATAGgagttattatttatatttatattgtgcATCGTGTCAAATCATGGACATTGATTATAGGAATGCTACGTACAACCGGCATACACAACCTTTGTGTAACTGGCTGACAAACTGGTCCCACTTTATCcctttcttccctctttctctccccaTTCATTTTTCCGTCTATCAATGAAAAAGTTAGAAACTTGATTTAGTGCCGACCTGCCAATAAAAAAGCCTATCTCTCCCCTCTTCTTTTGCTGTCATTATTTTTCGTTCTCTTATATCAAACGAAAGCTGGTCAAAGCTCAAATACACACAGAGACAAGAGCCTTTCATCCTTTTTCTCGCAATACCCAACAAGCCTAACCAAGTGTTTGTGATGAAGGCGGGACAAGAAGGCCAATTCTGAATCAAATGCGCTTTCTTTCTCTTGAAACTTCTTCGTCTTTGAATCTGTTTCGCCCCTTTTTATCGCAACCTCGCGACCATCACTTAATTTACTTCTGTATACAATGCCAAAGCTTCCAGCCCTGAGCTTGTTTTATAGGGAGAAACTATTGGTGGCTTCTGCGAGCTTAGCTAGTGAAAATTCCTCGGACCTGTTTGCGTGCTTGGATGAGATTCCACTCCTCTGGCACCTCATAATGAGCAAGGCCTGGCGCCTAATGGTGGATGATCTCAAAGGCGGGCTATTGTTTGAGGCCGTGTCATTGTTAGAACTGGGAGCTCTTGTGATTGGGGTTTGCACTGAATTGTACACTTTCTTCTTTCCAAAACAGACTCCAGTCCACAAGTCGCTGGCAAGCTAACCACTGATCTCCTTACCACAGATCTTGAGAAAGCAAAAGAGAGAGGATGGGGAAGGGGAGAATGAGTGAAATCTGAGGTaggaaaaaattgattgggagacgaaatgaagagagaaggagagatgctaaaaaaaatttttttttactcgtCCGGTTACGCGACGGTTGTCCAGCCGGTtgtaagtagaattttttttataccctATTATAACTGCACcatcgaattttttttttcatatatatatattttttatattttaaatacttttttaaaaaatattaaaagattactaaaaaataatttgttgacACAAAGCATTTCGTTAAATAAATTACTATGATAGTATGTCAATTGGCGCACGTCAATAATTCCTAACGGGAaaggataaaaagaaaacagagagacagaggggagggagagagagagagagtagaacaTACCTGCGCAGGAAAGAAGCAGCTTGAATCAAAATGAAATCTCTCCCACTGAAACAGCTTCAACTTCTCTGCTTTCCCTCGAAATCAATCATCTCCCATGTCTTCCAACCCTTCGTTGCACCACTTTCTACTATTGCTGCTGCTTCTACTTCTAGTGAAGCTACATCTTCCATCGCAACTTTAACCCAAGAGGAGCTCACGAAGATCAACCTCCTCCTTCCACGCCTCTGCCTCTCAAACCACCTCCCCACAGCAATCCACCTCACCATCACTGCCCTCCTCACAAACCCACCTCCAAAATCTGTCTCTCTTTCCATTCTCGTTGACTCCCTCACTTCCGAGCCGGACATGGCCCTTCCCATGTCTCTCCTCACCCGCCTCAAGCACAGCCCTCTGGCACATCCTTACCTCACACCCATCAATACCTTGCTCATTGCTTCATATTTCAGGAAGCACAAGCCTAAGGAGGCCTTGAAAGTGTTCAACTGGATGGTGAGGCCGGGCTCTCCGTGTGTGCTTGATGAGAAGGTTTGTGGGATTCTGGTTATTGGGTTTTGTAAGAACGGGATGATTCTTGAGGCCTTGAAGGTTTTGAGGGCAATGGTGGGTGTGAATTTGGTTCCGGAAACAGGGAACTGGGTTTATCGGGGTTTATTGAGAGAGGCAAGAATTGAGGAAGCATTGAAGTTGAACGAGGCTTTGGGTTCGATTATGGACATTGGTGGCGATGTGGCTGTGAAGAATGTTGGGAAAGTGCTGGATCACATGATTTCCAAATGGACAGACTAGGGCAGGTAAAAAGAAGTCCAACAACTCGTTCTCTTTCCTGTTTGCTTGGAGCATTTCTTTTGTCCTTGCTGCCTTTGATCTTTATTTCTTCCGATTGACGTTGGTTAGCACCCTTGTTTATTGCAAAGCTATAGGCTTTCTTTGTTCTATGCAAACGTACTCTATTTTTCTGGTTTCAAAAACTGGTGGCTCAGTGCCTTCCTTCGGGTGGTTTTACAATTGAAAGGTATCGAGTACAAGTGACAGTGTGATTATGTGAATCTAACTTTAAAATTGTTTCTTACTCCTATACTTCATCTCCATTAGTATTATCATCTCATTAAAATCCGAACATCCAGTTTAATCTCGAAATAATCTCGATGAATCAAAATCATAGAATCAAACAGTAGGCAATTCTCTATTAGCAACTCAGATCAGCGATATTGATCTGGCTTTCATTGACGCttggtttctttttctctaGTACTTCTATTCAAAAAACGGTTTCCTTCCTTCTTTGCAACCGGCTTTCAAGGTGTAAACGACTTGAAACGGATGAAAATATGTTTCTTTAAACCGTTTTATTAACATGTGGCTACTTTTAAATGATTTCTTACACTGCATTAACAGGTTGGGGTGCTTGATGACTTCATAGATAAAATACACATTTGTTTCTACTGTATTGtttatctcctttttttttgtttttttttttctttgttgataGGTTACTGTATTGTTTATCTCTTAACTAGGTCCAATTGATAACATTAGCTTAATTTCTTTGCTATAACATGATTTCTATGATGTATTAAGTAATAGGATTACGTGATGACATAGGAAATATTCTTTCCAATATATTGCAGTAGTGTTGTTTCTACTGGTATGACAGCTCAAGGCTTCAGGAGTTCAACTTGGAGGCAGTATCATGTGTGAAATCTTTCTATGTTTGCCATTTCAACTGGCGACTACTCTGAGTTCTCTCAAAGTGGCATCACTTCAtctcaaacataaaatatatatagctcGTGTGAATGAGGTCACTTCTTGAGAAGGGCCCTTCTCTGACTTTGGAATGCAAGCTTTGACAGAATGAGAATTGGAATTTTTGAGATCCTCGTGCAAGTAAAAGGTTTGTGTGATTTTGATATTCTGCCATTTTTTGACAATACATCTGTTCACTTTAACATTTTATGAATCCATTATTCCAAGACTCGGCTAAATTAGTACGTTGAAAGGATTTGAGagcaatacaataaaataatatagctggatttttgttttcaatatagTAGTGGTTGAGCATTACCAAAAAACCAGATGCATTTGAGCATTTCGTCTGTCTTTCTACACGAAAAATGATCTGATAGTGAATGCAAGAAGATGGGGACTCTATCACAGATTAGTACTGAATCTGGATTCCA from Juglans regia cultivar Chandler chromosome 4, Walnut 2.0, whole genome shotgun sequence encodes:
- the LOC109001251 gene encoding vacuolar-sorting receptor 6-like encodes the protein MMVMKKKTCMPFLRKLIALVLVLAVIENHEVGARFVVEKSSIAVLSPLNLRSRRDGAIGNFGIPDYGGFMVGSVLYPEKGSNGCKAFEGDKPFKSKFPRPTVLLVDRGECYFALKVWNGQQAGAAAVLVADSVDEPLITMDSPEESADSDGYVEKIGIPSALIERSFGESLKQYLKKGEDVVIRLDWRESVPHPDERVEYEFWTNSNDECGIRCDEQMNFVKSFKGHAQILEKGGYTQFTPHYITWYCPQAFILSSQCKSQCINQGRYCAPDPEQDFGVGYQGKDVVFENLRQLCVHRVAKESNRSWVWWDYVTDFHIRCSMKEKKYSKECAENVMKSLDLPIEKIRKCIGDPLADVENEVLKTEQELQVGRGSRGDVTILPTLVINNIQYRGKLERTAVLKAICAGFKETTEPAICLSGDIETNECAGNNGGCWQDMYSNVTACKDTFRGRVCECPMVKGVQYRGDGYTSCVAFGPARCSINNGGCWSESKNGLTFSACLESELSGCNCPQGFHGDGLKCEDINECKEHLACQCDGCSCKNSWGSYECKCKGDLLYIKEQDACIERNGSRFGWFLTFVVVAAVVAAGIAGYIFYKYRLRSYMDSEIMAIMSQYMPLDNHQNNQVQTHEVEPLRRGSV
- the LOC109022143 gene encoding pentatricopeptide repeat-containing protein At4g11690-like, with product MKSLPLKQLQLLCFPSKSIISHVFQPFVAPLSTIAAASTSSEATSSIATLTQEELTKINLLLPRLCLSNHLPTAIHLTITALLTNPPPKSVSLSILVDSLTSEPDMALPMSLLTRLKHSPLAHPYLTPINTLLIASYFRKHKPKEALKVFNWMVRPGSPCVLDEKVCGILVIGFCKNGMILEALKVLRAMVGVNLVPETGNWVYRGLLREARIEEALKLNEALGSIMDIGGDVAVKNVGKVLDHMISKWTD